One part of the Spirochaetota bacterium genome encodes these proteins:
- a CDS encoding transglycosylase domain-containing protein — protein MNKSYKTLFFIKLLLLSLFLSLVILLSIFLYFYKTWQKDKFDIYYQIKSLNGAIRTYDKKYFRVLEINIYDRNNRLISNLKKNQYNYVQLNYYPSFLIDIILIKEDKEFFLHKGYDLKRIIVSFFKNILEGKILYGGSTITQQISKLLFTDRRKTIKRKIYELFTSYYIENVLSKEDILEIYLNIVYLGFGRYGFESGSLFYFNKHVWELNFSESLLLVSIISSPEYFSPIRNLDLSKKKYKTLLRKCVENNLIDKDKEERIFEEFWAQFNINKVFRDINIIDYDYAPWVTDLVIKEIDKMFTLEEAYLNNFNIYTTFDLNCILSLNKSFSKFFNDKRLFFEKMDSNDFNNIEIAVISINPETFEIVSICGGKRYSEINQYNRAIFSLRQPGSSFKPLFFLYCFLKKILTTITILEDKEYSFKLDSNIIWEPKNYGDKYYGNVPIYFAIKKSINSIPAKIATEIDLNDFLNFIKIIFGHVRNDFEKRFKPYPSIVLGSIEMSLLELVVSYATIASGGFKIKPYFIKKIESFGEVIYEVKKVEKEKIIDKRYADMILYLLKFPLEKGGTAYNARNLANFFYQTFGKTGTTNDGRDSWFIGVTGNLVTGVWVGYEKGGGNTYLTGGEYAARLYFEYIKNVYQFFLKYYDFLDSDLVFKYIDLNKINFFLDESDKVLIPFDRDNYPYNILEKIVTDDNVNLESLLKSEFNQDINSSSKDVDQIRKNKN, from the coding sequence ATGAATAAAAGTTATAAAACTCTCTTTTTTATAAAATTATTACTGTTAAGTTTATTTTTATCTTTAGTTATTTTATTATCAATTTTTTTATATTTTTATAAAACATGGCAAAAAGATAAATTTGATATTTATTATCAAATTAAATCTTTAAATGGTGCTATTAGAACTTATGATAAAAAGTATTTTAGAGTTCTTGAAATAAATATTTATGATAGAAATAATAGACTTATTTCAAATTTAAAGAAAAATCAATACAATTATGTGCAATTAAATTATTATCCTTCATTTTTAATTGATATTATTTTAATTAAAGAAGATAAAGAATTTTTTTTACATAAAGGGTATGACTTAAAAAGAATTATTGTTTCTTTTTTTAAGAATATTTTAGAAGGTAAAATATTATATGGTGGTTCAACTATAACACAACAAATATCAAAATTACTTTTTACCGACAGAAGAAAAACAATAAAAAGGAAAATTTATGAGTTATTTACTTCTTATTACATTGAAAATGTATTATCAAAAGAAGATATTCTTGAAATTTACTTAAATATTGTATATTTAGGTTTTGGAAGGTATGGTTTTGAATCTGGAAGCTTGTTTTATTTTAATAAACATGTTTGGGAATTAAATTTTTCTGAATCATTATTGCTTGTTTCTATTATTTCATCTCCTGAATATTTTTCTCCAATTAGAAATTTAGACTTATCAAAGAAAAAATATAAAACTCTTCTTAGAAAATGTGTAGAAAATAATTTAATAGATAAAGATAAAGAAGAAAGAATATTTGAAGAGTTTTGGGCTCAGTTTAATATTAATAAAGTTTTTAGAGATATAAATATAATAGATTACGATTATGCGCCTTGGGTTACAGATTTAGTTATAAAAGAAATAGATAAAATGTTTACACTTGAGGAAGCATATTTAAATAACTTCAATATATATACTACTTTTGATTTAAACTGCATATTGTCATTAAATAAAAGTTTTTCAAAATTTTTTAATGATAAGAGACTTTTTTTTGAAAAAATGGATAGTAATGATTTTAATAATATTGAAATAGCAGTAATTTCAATTAATCCAGAAACTTTTGAAATTGTTTCAATTTGTGGGGGAAAAAGATATTCAGAAATAAATCAGTATAATAGAGCAATTTTTTCACTTAGACAACCGGGATCTTCGTTTAAACCATTATTTTTTTTGTATTGCTTTTTGAAAAAAATATTGACTACTATCACAATATTAGAGGATAAAGAATATTCATTTAAATTAGATAGTAATATTATTTGGGAACCTAAAAACTATGGAGATAAATACTATGGTAATGTACCAATATATTTTGCTATTAAAAAATCTATAAATTCTATACCTGCTAAAATAGCAACAGAGATAGATTTAAATGATTTTTTAAATTTTATAAAAATTATATTTGGTCATGTTAGAAATGATTTTGAAAAAAGATTTAAACCATATCCTTCTATAGTATTAGGTTCTATTGAAATGTCTTTGCTTGAATTAGTGGTTTCTTATGCAACAATTGCAAGTGGAGGCTTTAAAATAAAGCCTTATTTTATCAAGAAAATAGAATCTTTTGGTGAGGTGATCTATGAAGTTAAAAAAGTAGAAAAAGAAAAAATAATAGATAAAAGATATGCAGATATGATATTGTACTTGTTAAAGTTTCCTTTAGAAAAAGGAGGAACTGCATATAATGCTAGAAATTTAGCAAATTTTTTTTATCAAACTTTTGGTAAAACTGGGACTACAAATGATGGCAGAGATAGTTGGTTTATTGGAGTTACTGGTAATCTTGTTACAGGAGTATGGGTTGGATATGAAAAAGGTGGGGGCAATACTTATTTGACAGGAGGTGAATATGCAGCAAGACTATATTTTGAGTATATTAAAAATGTTTATCAATTTTTTTTAAAATATTATGATTTTTTAGATAGTGATTTGGTTTTTAAATATATAGATTTAAATAAAATAAATTTTTTTCTTGATGAATCAGATAAAGTTTTAATTCCCTTTGATAGAGATAATTATCCATATAATATTTTAGAAAAGATTGTAACTGACGATAATGTAAATTTAGAAAGTCTTTTAAAAAGTGAATTTAATCAAGATATAAATAGTAGTAGTAAAGATGTTGATCAAATTAGAAAAAATAAAAACTAA